In the genome of Daucus carota subsp. sativus chromosome 9, DH1 v3.0, whole genome shotgun sequence, the window GCCATATATAGCCACGGAGAAGAAGTGAAGTACTAAGCTCAATGGTCTAGGATTTAAGCCAGAGAGAAGAGCCACTGGTCCACTTGAACAAACTCCTCCAAGGCTTAGATAGTCGAAACAGGCTGACCTCATTTCGCTTCTTGCCAGATCTGGTGATGCACAGAATACTTTGTACAGTGCACCTGCCAGAGTATTTATTGTTGATGCCAATGGCTGGAACAGAAGCCATGTCAGATATGGTACATTTTGGATCACAATGTGTTATGAAAATGATGTTAATATTGGAGATTTTGCTGACCTTGCGTAAAGTGTAAAAGGACTCGAGGTATCTGCAGAGTGCAGATGCATCATTTAGATTGCCAAGGGGTCTAAGAAGGTCTCGTAGAACAACAATGTCTGATAGAGCAACTGTCATTCCTCCACCGGTCAAAGGATGGCGCATGTTGAATGAATCTCCTATTAGGAGTGCGCCTGGAGTGGGATAAGGAGATGCTGGCATGCTTCTGTTTGCCATTGTTTTCATATTCCCTTCATTTACTGCTGTTATGAAGGCATCATAGAGCTCGGGAGGGATCTGAGATGCACAAATTAATTGGTCATTTGCGCGGAGTACTAAGATAATTAGATTAAATTCATTTGTATTGTATCTACCTGAGGTGCCACCAGAGTCTTCAAGTAATTGGCCATATCTCCATTCACAATGGAAGGTATTCTCTTACCAGGGACATCAACCAAACATCGAATCTCAGTGCTACTTATCCGGTATAGCAGAATTGGTGAAGGATTTGCTAATAGAACATGACCATGATCAGGGTATGGAAGTTGGCAGTCCTTTAGGATCAGGGCTACAAAACACGAAGGAATTTCCACCTACATAACCCATAAGCACTGAACTGAGTGGCTTGCATAGAATGAAACTGAATGGACTTCTGTCATAACTTGATACAGTGACAACTTTCTTATGCTTATAAAGATAAATTAGCTAGACAGGGCAAGAAGTTGATGCCATGAAAAGATTCTCACCCGTGGATTGCAAAGAGAGCGTCGCAAATTTGAAAAGCAGCCATCACATACAATTGTGAGAGGAGCATATGCTGTCATCTCTTGACCACCTCTAGTCTTGTATTGAACTCCTTTCACAGTACCCTTTCTTTCAACAAGAGATGTCACTGTTCCTTGTTCGAGTCTCACACTACGTGACACAAAAACCTGGAATTAGCATATTAACAAGACTTGATGGATATTTCAAGATCTAagagagatatatatatgtacttggAAATTGTTTTAGCCTTCTCGCGCATTCTCTGTATGAAGCGACCATTATGGAAGCTTTTTCCAGTCACATCTGGATTGAAATCTTTCAACGGATACGACAACTTAGTACTCTTTCCATCCTTAAACAGAGCATATCCAAATACTTCTTGTGCATCAATTTCATTCACACAATCTGTACCAAGGTTATGTAAATTTACACATAAGAATCAGACAAAAAGCACCAATTGAGGTACTTATTCATTCTAACATGTTCTTACCTTCAAGACCCAACTCAATGAGTTTCAGATAGCCCCCTGGCTGAAGCAATTCACCTACAATTCTATCAGGCTCAGCTAGATCCCTTTCAATAACAAGAACTCGACGCCCATCCTGTTAAAT includes:
- the LOC108202809 gene encoding squalene monooxygenase SE1, which gives rise to MKMNDQYNVGGVIASLLCFVLLCLLKYKKNRKNRCLVQNQVMESIKPIENGECQEEIARNPDIIIVGAGVAGSALACTLGKDGRRVLVIERDLAEPDRIVGELLQPGGYLKLIELGLEDCVNEIDAQEVFGYALFKDGKSTKLSYPLKDFNPDVTGKSFHNGRFIQRMREKAKTISNVRLEQGTVTSLVERKGTVKGVQYKTRGGQEMTAYAPLTIVCDGCFSNLRRSLCNPRVEIPSCFVALILKDCQLPYPDHGHVLLANPSPILLYRISSTEIRCLVDVPGKRIPSIVNGDMANYLKTLVAPQIPPELYDAFITAVNEGNMKTMANRSMPASPYPTPGALLIGDSFNMRHPLTGGGMTVALSDIVVLRDLLRPLGNLNDASALCRYLESFYTLRKPLASTINTLAGALYKVFCASPDLARSEMRSACFDYLSLGGVCSSGPVALLSGLNPRPLSLVLHFFSVAIYGVGRLLLPFPSLQRLWLGIRLIMDATSIILPIIRAEGVRQMFLPAVFPAYFSSPLTC